The following coding sequences are from one Granulicella sp. L56 window:
- a CDS encoding VWA domain-containing protein, translated as MHLRSNRFWPLALAAGMLMVGTAPVGAWAQQPATGQPSLTVDRDPVASPDPETQAAPATGEAQGLPQQTIEKAGGGRYTLRENAYEVRLNATVVDGSGRSIQTLDKDAFHVYEDGVSQTISSFRHEDLPVSLGILIDSSGSMYDKRAAVEEASLDLVKLSNPEDEAFVVDFSWEAFIDQDFTSDINKLQKGLDYIKSSGGTALYDALVASADYTSKNAKHPKQVLLVITDGEDNASTATLEQTIRRIQDIDGPVIYSIGLLFGQDTDKREARHARRVLEALSEETGGVAYFPKSVQDVDEIAAEVAKDIRTQYTIAYHSTKSPTLGGYRQVHVEAKEKGMSRLSVRTRAGYFPKVANADTTTDKGLTDPGKRQQ; from the coding sequence ATGCACCTTCGGAGTAACCGGTTTTGGCCGCTGGCGTTGGCGGCGGGGATGTTGATGGTGGGGACTGCGCCGGTGGGCGCGTGGGCGCAGCAGCCAGCTACAGGACAACCATCGCTGACGGTGGACCGCGATCCGGTGGCGTCGCCGGACCCCGAGACGCAGGCTGCTCCGGCGACGGGAGAGGCGCAGGGGCTTCCGCAGCAGACGATTGAAAAGGCTGGCGGCGGACGATATACGCTCCGTGAAAATGCGTATGAGGTGCGGCTGAACGCTACCGTCGTGGATGGCAGCGGGCGCTCGATCCAGACGCTGGACAAGGACGCCTTTCATGTCTACGAGGACGGAGTTTCGCAGACGATCTCGTCATTCCGGCACGAGGACCTGCCGGTCTCGCTGGGGATATTGATCGATAGCTCGGGGTCGATGTATGACAAGCGGGCGGCGGTGGAAGAGGCCTCGCTGGATCTGGTGAAGTTGTCGAATCCAGAGGATGAGGCGTTCGTGGTGGACTTTTCGTGGGAGGCGTTCATCGACCAGGACTTTACCAGCGACATCAATAAGCTGCAGAAGGGGCTGGACTATATCAAGTCCAGCGGCGGGACGGCGCTCTATGATGCGCTGGTGGCGTCGGCAGATTACACGTCCAAGAATGCGAAGCATCCCAAGCAGGTGCTGTTGGTGATTACCGATGGCGAAGACAATGCCTCGACGGCGACGCTGGAGCAGACGATCCGCAGGATTCAGGATATCGACGGCCCGGTGATCTACAGCATCGGCCTGCTGTTTGGGCAGGATACGGACAAGCGCGAGGCGCGTCATGCGCGCAGGGTGCTGGAGGCGCTGTCGGAGGAGACGGGCGGCGTGGCTTATTTCCCCAAGTCGGTGCAGGATGTGGACGAGATTGCGGCCGAGGTCGCTAAAGACATTCGGACGCAGTACACGATTGCGTATCACTCGACCAAGTCGCCTACGCTGGGCGGATACAGGCAGGTGCATGTCGAGGCCAAGGAAAAAGGGATGAGCAGGCTGTCAGTGCGGACGCGGGCTGGGTACTTCCCCAAGGTGGCGAATGCTGACACCACCACGGACAAAGGGCTGACCGATCCGGGGAAGCGGCAGCAGTGA
- a CDS encoding PLP-dependent aspartate aminotransferase family protein produces the protein MSEKKLGFATRAIHDGQEPDELTGAVNVPIYLTSTYQQEEIGKNKGHEYARLTNPTRDALEESLRSLEGGTSAHAFASGMAAITAMCTMMKAGDHVVCSDNVYGGTARLFDKVMANYGLTFTYVDSSVAENVASAITPATKLVHIETPTNPMMAITDIRAVADICHARGVELSVDNTFLSPYLQQPIALGADIVMHSTTKFLNGHSDGLGGVLVCTKPEQAERFRFVQKCTGGILSPFESYLLLRGVKTLAVRMKQHDANGRVVADFLKGHRAVKRVFYPGLAEHPQHELAKRQQSGFGSMISVELGSLERANAFAKALRLGYLAESLGGVETLICHPASMTHAAVGAEGRARLGITDGLMRISVGIEDVEDIVADLGQALDGLG, from the coding sequence ATGTCAGAGAAGAAGCTGGGATTTGCTACGCGGGCGATCCATGATGGGCAGGAACCGGATGAGTTGACGGGCGCGGTGAATGTGCCGATCTATCTGACTTCGACCTATCAGCAGGAAGAGATTGGCAAGAACAAGGGGCATGAGTATGCTCGGCTGACGAACCCGACGCGCGATGCGCTGGAGGAGAGCCTGCGCTCGCTCGAAGGCGGGACCAGCGCCCATGCGTTTGCCAGCGGCATGGCTGCGATTACGGCGATGTGCACCATGATGAAGGCGGGCGACCATGTGGTGTGCTCGGACAATGTCTATGGCGGCACAGCGCGGCTCTTCGACAAGGTGATGGCTAACTATGGGCTCACCTTTACCTATGTGGACAGCAGCGTGGCGGAGAATGTGGCGTCGGCGATTACACCGGCGACCAAGCTGGTGCACATCGAGACGCCGACCAACCCGATGATGGCGATTACGGACATTCGCGCGGTGGCCGATATCTGCCATGCGCGTGGGGTGGAGTTGAGCGTCGATAACACTTTCTTATCGCCCTACTTGCAGCAGCCTATCGCGCTGGGCGCGGACATCGTGATGCATTCGACGACGAAGTTTTTGAATGGGCACTCGGATGGGTTGGGCGGTGTTCTGGTCTGCACCAAGCCCGAGCAGGCGGAGCGCTTCCGGTTTGTGCAGAAGTGTACGGGCGGGATTCTGTCGCCGTTTGAAAGCTATCTGCTGCTGCGCGGAGTGAAGACGCTGGCGGTGCGGATGAAGCAGCACGATGCGAATGGACGTGTTGTCGCCGATTTCCTGAAGGGCCACAGGGCGGTGAAGCGGGTGTTCTATCCGGGGCTTGCGGAGCATCCGCAGCATGAGCTGGCGAAGCGGCAGCAGAGCGGATTTGGGTCAATGATCTCGGTGGAGCTGGGTTCGCTGGAGCGGGCGAACGCTTTCGCGAAGGCGTTGCGGCTGGGCTATCTGGCGGAGAGCCTCGGTGGGGTGGAGACGCTGATCTGCCATCCGGCGAGCATGACCCATGCGGCGGTTGGTGCGGAGGGCAGGGCTCGGCTGGGGATTACCGATGGGCTGATGCGGATCAGCGTGGGGATCGAGGACGTGGAGGATATCGTCGCGGATTTGGGGCAGGCTTTGGATGGGCTGGGGTAG
- a CDS encoding PLP-dependent cysteine synthase family protein translates to MRVAESILDLVGQTPMVRLGHLSPSGGAEIWAKLEFLNPGGSIKDRAALGIVLDAERRGVLRPGSTIVEATAGNTGVGLALIGVNRGYRVMLYVPEGFAEEKCILMRGLGATVVRTPEAEGMAGAIRRALEYEAETEGAFAALQFENPANPDFHEQTTAVEIWEQMEGRVDAWVSGIGSAGTFTGVARFLKAHRPSGINVAVETQGSVLQGGLPGPHKVEGIGVAFVPVTFDRSVCDRIIKVMDDHAFAMVKRLAAEEGVFAGSSAGAMLYAAVEVARELGTGKRVVTVIPDSAERYLSKGILG, encoded by the coding sequence ATGCGGGTTGCGGAGAGCATCCTCGATCTGGTGGGGCAGACGCCGATGGTGCGGCTCGGGCATTTGAGCCCGTCTGGCGGCGCGGAGATTTGGGCCAAGCTGGAGTTTCTGAATCCGGGCGGCAGCATCAAGGACAGGGCTGCGCTGGGGATTGTTCTGGATGCCGAGCGGCGTGGCGTGCTGCGGCCGGGTTCGACGATTGTGGAGGCGACGGCAGGAAATACCGGCGTGGGTCTGGCGCTGATCGGCGTGAATCGCGGCTACAGGGTGATGCTGTATGTGCCGGAGGGATTTGCGGAGGAGAAGTGCATCCTGATGCGTGGGCTTGGAGCTACGGTGGTGCGGACTCCCGAGGCCGAAGGGATGGCTGGCGCGATTCGGCGGGCGCTGGAGTACGAGGCCGAGACCGAAGGCGCGTTTGCGGCGTTGCAGTTTGAGAATCCGGCGAACCCGGACTTTCATGAGCAGACGACGGCGGTTGAGATCTGGGAGCAGATGGAAGGCCGTGTCGATGCGTGGGTCTCGGGCATCGGGTCGGCAGGGACGTTTACCGGCGTGGCTCGATTTCTGAAGGCGCATCGTCCGTCGGGGATTAATGTGGCGGTGGAGACGCAGGGCAGCGTGTTGCAGGGCGGTTTGCCGGGACCGCATAAGGTCGAAGGGATCGGCGTGGCGTTTGTGCCGGTGACGTTTGACCGGAGCGTGTGTGACCGGATCATCAAGGTAATGGATGATCATGCGTTTGCGATGGTGAAGCGGCTGGCTGCGGAGGAGGGTGTCTTCGCGGGGTCGAGTGCGGGGGCGATGCTGTATGCGGCGGTGGAGGTGGCTCGGGAGCTGGGTACGGGGAAACGAGTGGTGACGGTGATTCCGGATTCGGCGGAGAGGTATCTGTCGAAGGGGATTTTGGGGTGA
- a CDS encoding VWA domain-containing protein produces MVDWLKAYGGRFLLWFRQGTGTDMPGAGDAFGCWLKRGLAVSILMLCAMGWGGVARAQENPLDQVQTQAPPPPKKTPEDAKPVLEGAGNVAAHATSHRNSRIRVDVNLVLVPMTVTDPMNRLVTGLDKENFQIFDDNLGQTIKSFSTDDAPVSIGVVFDLSGSMTSKFMRSQKALTEFLRTSNPKDEFFVVGFNDRPAVIVDYTSEVDDVEARMVMLKPEKRTALIDAVYLAVDKLKEAKYDRKALLIISDGGDNRSRYTEGELRRAVRESDVQIYSIGIFDAYAPTPEEQTGPLLLADMCDATGGRMFRVNDVSELGDIAARISAELRNEYVIGYTPSGLKQDGNWRKLKVRLLPPPGLPPLTVHNRQGYYAPSE; encoded by the coding sequence GTGGTCGATTGGCTGAAGGCGTATGGTGGGAGATTCCTTCTCTGGTTCAGGCAAGGTACGGGTACTGATATGCCGGGTGCAGGCGATGCGTTTGGTTGTTGGCTGAAGCGAGGTCTTGCCGTTTCGATTCTGATGCTGTGCGCCATGGGCTGGGGCGGTGTGGCCCGGGCGCAGGAGAACCCGCTGGACCAGGTGCAGACGCAGGCTCCGCCTCCACCGAAGAAGACGCCGGAGGATGCGAAGCCGGTGCTCGAGGGCGCGGGAAATGTGGCGGCCCATGCTACCTCGCACCGAAATTCGCGGATTCGCGTGGACGTGAACCTGGTGCTGGTTCCGATGACTGTGACCGACCCGATGAACCGGCTGGTGACGGGGCTGGACAAGGAGAACTTTCAGATCTTCGACGACAATCTAGGGCAGACCATCAAGAGCTTTTCGACCGACGACGCGCCGGTATCGATTGGGGTGGTCTTCGATTTGAGTGGGAGCATGACGTCGAAGTTCATGCGTTCGCAGAAGGCGTTGACGGAGTTTCTACGCACGTCGAACCCGAAGGACGAGTTTTTTGTGGTGGGGTTCAACGACCGTCCGGCCGTGATTGTGGACTACACGTCGGAGGTGGACGACGTTGAGGCGCGGATGGTGATGCTGAAGCCGGAGAAGCGGACGGCGCTGATCGACGCGGTCTATCTGGCGGTGGACAAACTGAAGGAGGCGAAGTACGACCGCAAGGCGCTCCTGATTATCTCGGACGGCGGCGACAACCGCAGCCGGTATACCGAGGGCGAGCTGCGCCGGGCAGTGCGGGAGAGCGATGTGCAGATCTATTCGATCGGGATCTTCGACGCGTATGCGCCGACTCCCGAGGAGCAGACCGGGCCACTGCTGCTGGCGGATATGTGCGATGCCACAGGCGGGCGGATGTTTCGCGTGAACGATGTGTCGGAGCTGGGAGATATTGCCGCACGGATCAGCGCGGAGCTGCGCAACGAATATGTCATCGGATATACGCCGTCGGGGCTGAAACAGGATGGGAACTGGCGTAAATTGAAGGTACGATTGCTTCCACCGCCCGGGCTTCCCCCGCTGACGGTGCACAATCGCCAGGGGTACTATGCACCTTCGGAGTAA
- a CDS encoding DUF1015 domain-containing protein has product MARIYPFRALRYDTSRVKMEDVVTQPYDKITPAMQERYYETSPYNLIRVILGKQFPTDTDDENTYTRAAETLHNWRKDNILREEAEPALYGYSQTYTVPHTDEVRERRGFIALGHLYDYADKVVYRHEQTFPKHKSDRLSLFKATRAYCEQIYMLYSDPAFTAEKLIFDSGSAADLAITDEYGVVHKVWKLTDPQLINLLVTAMADKKLIIADGHHRYETSVAYAQERSAQLKLSLDQPYMGNDSKLGTGHLPVPAFPEAAMMMTFVNMEAPGITILPTHRVVYDIPEFSSPDFITKASAFFDIEQLDSPDIGILSKTPGVAIVAATGDGNYLLKAKKDVIAKELANIPTRQAQLDVVQLHSILLDRILGLSSDTITKLGNVRFIREVDEAVGLVTSGEADVAFLIKPITLDQLKDVSLSMDVMPQKSTDFYPKLLSGLAIYALD; this is encoded by the coding sequence ATGGCCCGTATCTACCCCTTCCGCGCCCTTCGTTACGACACCTCCCGCGTCAAGATGGAGGACGTCGTCACTCAGCCCTACGACAAGATCACCCCGGCCATGCAGGAGCGCTACTACGAGACCAGCCCCTACAACCTGATCCGCGTCATCCTCGGCAAGCAGTTCCCCACCGACACCGACGACGAGAACACCTACACCCGCGCCGCCGAAACCCTCCACAACTGGCGCAAGGACAACATCCTCCGCGAAGAGGCCGAGCCTGCTCTCTACGGCTACTCCCAGACCTACACCGTTCCCCACACCGACGAGGTGCGCGAGCGCCGCGGCTTCATCGCCCTCGGCCACCTCTACGACTACGCCGACAAGGTCGTCTACCGCCACGAGCAGACCTTCCCCAAGCACAAGTCCGACCGCCTGAGCCTCTTCAAGGCCACCCGCGCCTACTGCGAGCAGATCTACATGCTCTACTCCGACCCCGCCTTCACCGCCGAAAAGCTCATCTTCGACAGCGGCTCAGCAGCCGACCTCGCCATCACCGACGAGTACGGCGTCGTCCACAAGGTCTGGAAGCTCACCGATCCGCAGCTCATCAACCTCCTCGTCACCGCCATGGCCGACAAGAAGCTCATCATCGCCGACGGCCACCACCGCTACGAGACCTCCGTCGCCTACGCCCAGGAACGTTCAGCACAGCTCAAGCTCTCCCTCGACCAGCCCTACATGGGCAATGACTCCAAGCTCGGCACCGGCCACCTCCCCGTCCCCGCCTTCCCCGAAGCAGCCATGATGATGACCTTCGTCAATATGGAGGCCCCCGGCATCACTATCCTGCCGACCCACCGCGTCGTCTACGACATCCCCGAGTTCAGCTCGCCTGACTTCATCACCAAGGCCTCGGCCTTCTTCGACATCGAGCAGCTCGACTCTCCCGACATCGGCATCCTCTCCAAAACTCCGGGCGTGGCCATCGTCGCCGCCACCGGAGACGGCAACTATCTGCTCAAGGCCAAAAAGGACGTCATCGCCAAGGAACTGGCGAACATCCCCACCCGCCAGGCCCAGCTCGACGTGGTCCAACTCCACTCCATCCTCCTCGATCGCATCCTCGGCCTCAGCTCCGATACCATCACCAAGCTCGGCAACGTCCGCTTCATCCGCGAAGTCGACGAGGCGGTCGGTCTGGTCACCAGCGGCGAAGCCGACGTAGCCTTCCTCATCAAGCCCATCACGCTCGACCAGCTCAAGGACGTCTCCCTCTCCATGGACGTCATGCCGCAGAAGTCCACCGACTTCTACCCCAAGCTCCTCAGCGGCCTGGCCATCTACGCCCTCGACTAA